From Demequina capsici, one genomic window encodes:
- a CDS encoding TetR/AcrR family transcriptional regulator yields MDQRRSDPPRTPRAARVVKAPDQRREEIVAAARLMFARQGVRATTFQHIADEAGVARSLVYHYAGSMDRLVDQVLDACVADFAAELRAWDAAREPGDIDGAVRSWLQLFRRNLPHTVDGAARTAHPLPRFDDAGLYVRYLDRSITALLDALEDTTIPAYAARHTIEITHVRETFALLLHGIIGLLRTNPALGDDVLADLVRQTLRLPPLPSRGPDRDLPTRDRDADR; encoded by the coding sequence ATGGACCAGCGACGCTCCGACCCGCCACGCACGCCCCGTGCCGCACGCGTCGTCAAGGCGCCCGACCAACGACGCGAGGAGATCGTCGCCGCCGCGCGCCTCATGTTCGCCCGCCAAGGCGTGCGAGCGACCACGTTCCAGCACATCGCCGACGAGGCGGGCGTGGCCCGCTCGCTCGTCTACCACTACGCAGGATCCATGGACAGGCTGGTGGACCAGGTGCTCGACGCCTGCGTCGCCGACTTCGCCGCAGAGCTGCGCGCGTGGGACGCCGCCCGCGAGCCCGGCGACATCGACGGCGCGGTCCGCAGCTGGCTGCAGCTGTTCCGCCGCAACCTCCCCCACACCGTCGACGGCGCGGCGCGGACCGCGCACCCCCTCCCACGGTTCGACGACGCCGGCCTCTACGTGCGCTACCTGGACCGCTCGATCACCGCCCTGCTCGACGCGCTCGAGGACACGACGATCCCCGCCTACGCCGCCCGGCACACCATCGAGATCACCCACGTGCGCGAGACGTTCGCCCTGCTCCTCCACGGGATCATCGGGCTCCTCCGCACCAACCCCGCGCTCGGCGACGACGTTCTCGCCGACCTCGTGCGTCAGACCCTGCGCCTGCCGCCGCTCCCCTCCCGGGGCCCCGACCGGGACCTTCCCACGCGGGACCGCGACGCGGACCGCTGA
- a CDS encoding DUF5692 family protein yields the protein MFLFESITVAQGLMWFVVLAALIGLNELSRRGPWAGLFFFVAVPVVLTIFAWPHSAGAGSSTGTWFHWVKVYSALTGCLGFLAIRYIPRLAKNRWALIFPPAILALNILEACIRDFQVGGMRADGMVDGVYMVSGPWNYMNGVAGLINLLAITGWMGIYIAKDRIADMIWPDMIWPWIIAYDLWNFAYVYNCVGDHSFYAGAALLISCTIPAFFLRKGAWLQHRAHTLAFWMMFTMAVPSFVTDSAFSVASSHDPAALYTVSGLALASNLALAALQLTMMAKRRRNPLKVEIYDDTDAYRQVVERIPGARPEQLAAAGVARETVAV from the coding sequence ATGTTCCTGTTCGAATCGATCACGGTGGCCCAAGGGCTGATGTGGTTCGTGGTGCTCGCAGCCCTGATCGGGCTCAACGAGCTGTCCCGCCGCGGCCCCTGGGCCGGGCTCTTCTTCTTCGTCGCCGTCCCGGTGGTGCTCACGATCTTCGCGTGGCCGCACTCCGCAGGCGCCGGATCGTCCACAGGCACCTGGTTCCACTGGGTCAAGGTCTACTCGGCGCTCACGGGCTGCCTGGGCTTCCTCGCGATCCGCTACATCCCGCGCCTCGCCAAGAACCGCTGGGCGCTGATCTTCCCGCCCGCGATCCTCGCGCTGAACATCCTCGAAGCATGCATCCGCGACTTCCAGGTGGGCGGCATGCGCGCGGACGGCATGGTCGACGGCGTCTACATGGTGTCCGGACCGTGGAACTACATGAACGGCGTGGCCGGCCTCATCAACCTGCTCGCCATCACCGGCTGGATGGGCATCTACATCGCGAAGGACCGGATCGCGGACATGATCTGGCCGGACATGATCTGGCCCTGGATCATCGCGTACGACCTGTGGAACTTCGCGTACGTGTACAACTGCGTGGGCGACCACTCGTTCTACGCGGGCGCCGCGCTCCTCATCAGCTGCACCATTCCCGCGTTCTTCCTCCGCAAGGGCGCCTGGTTGCAGCATCGGGCCCACACTCTCGCGTTCTGGATGATGTTCACCATGGCGGTGCCGTCGTTCGTCACCGACTCGGCGTTCTCGGTCGCGTCATCGCACGATCCCGCCGCGCTCTACACCGTGTCCGGGCTGGCGCTCGCCTCCAACCTGGCGCTCGCCGCGCTGCAGCTCACCATGATGGCGAAGCGACGCAGGAACCCGCTCAAGGTGGAGATCTACGACGACACCGACGCGTACCGCCAGGTGGTCGAACGGATCCCTGGCGCCCGGCCCGAGCAGCTCGCGGCGGCCGGGGTGGCGCGGGAGACCGTGGCCGTCTGA
- the ilvD gene encoding dihydroxy-acid dehydratase has product MTETPDIKPRSRQVTDGLEATASRGMLRAVGLGDDDFAKPQIGIASSWNEITPCNLSLQRLAQGSKEGVHAAGGYPLEFGTISVSDGISMGHEGMHYSLVSRDLIADSVETVMLAERLDGSVLLAGCDKSLPGMLMAAARLDLASVFLYAGSIMPGHVKLSDGTEKDVTIIDAFEAVGACAAGLMSEEDRLTIEKAICPGEGACGGMYTANTMASVGEALGMSIPGSASPPSPDRRRDYYAHKSGEAVVNMLRKGITARDIMTKEALENAIAVVMAFGGSTNAVLHLLAIANEAEVDLTLDDFARIAADVPHLGDLKPFGQFVMNDVDRVGGVPAVMNTLLEAGLMHGDVMTVTGKTLAENMAELKPATIDGRVVRALNNPIHKSGGITILKGSLAPEGAVVKSAGFDDSVFEATARVFDRERAALDALEAGDIKKGDCVVIRYEGPKGGPGMREMLAITAAIKGAGLGKDVLLITDGRFSGGTTGLCVGHIAPEAVDAGPIAFVKDGDKITLNVSDGTLELHVPEEEMAARKEGWEPIAPRFTKGVLGRYQKLVQSASKGAILA; this is encoded by the coding sequence ATGACAGAGACGCCCGACATCAAGCCCCGTTCCCGCCAGGTGACCGACGGCCTCGAGGCGACTGCCTCGCGCGGCATGCTTCGTGCCGTGGGCCTCGGCGACGACGACTTCGCCAAGCCCCAGATCGGCATCGCGAGCTCGTGGAACGAGATCACCCCCTGCAACCTCTCGCTCCAGCGCCTGGCGCAGGGCTCCAAGGAGGGCGTGCACGCCGCCGGCGGCTATCCGCTGGAGTTCGGCACCATCTCCGTCTCCGACGGCATCTCCATGGGCCACGAGGGCATGCACTACTCGCTCGTGTCGCGCGACCTGATCGCCGACTCGGTCGAGACCGTGATGCTGGCCGAACGCCTGGACGGCTCCGTGCTGCTGGCCGGCTGCGACAAGTCGCTGCCTGGCATGCTGATGGCTGCGGCGCGTCTGGACCTCGCGTCGGTGTTCCTCTACGCCGGCTCGATCATGCCCGGCCACGTGAAGCTGTCCGACGGCACCGAGAAGGACGTCACGATCATCGACGCGTTCGAGGCGGTGGGTGCGTGCGCCGCGGGCCTCATGTCGGAGGAGGACCGTCTCACGATCGAGAAGGCCATCTGCCCCGGCGAGGGCGCCTGTGGCGGCATGTACACCGCCAACACCATGGCGTCCGTGGGTGAGGCGCTCGGCATGTCGATCCCCGGCTCCGCGTCGCCGCCCAGCCCTGACCGACGCCGCGACTACTACGCGCACAAGTCCGGCGAGGCGGTGGTCAACATGCTTCGCAAGGGGATCACGGCGCGCGACATCATGACCAAGGAGGCCCTCGAGAACGCGATCGCGGTCGTCATGGCGTTCGGCGGCTCCACCAACGCGGTGCTGCACCTGCTCGCGATCGCGAACGAGGCGGAGGTGGACCTCACCCTCGACGACTTCGCCCGCATCGCTGCGGACGTCCCGCACCTGGGAGACCTCAAGCCGTTCGGTCAGTTCGTCATGAACGACGTGGACCGCGTGGGCGGCGTGCCCGCCGTGATGAACACGCTGCTCGAGGCGGGTCTCATGCACGGCGACGTCATGACCGTCACCGGCAAGACGCTCGCCGAGAACATGGCCGAGCTCAAGCCGGCCACCATCGACGGCCGCGTGGTCCGTGCGCTCAACAACCCGATCCACAAGTCGGGCGGCATCACGATCCTCAAGGGCTCGCTGGCCCCCGAGGGCGCCGTCGTGAAGTCGGCCGGCTTCGACGACTCGGTGTTCGAGGCCACCGCGCGCGTCTTCGACCGTGAGCGCGCGGCGCTCGACGCGCTCGAGGCCGGCGACATCAAGAAGGGCGACTGCGTCGTCATCCGCTACGAGGGCCCCAAGGGCGGCCCCGGCATGCGCGAGATGCTCGCCATCACCGCTGCCATCAAGGGCGCCGGCCTGGGCAAGGACGTGCTGCTCATCACGGACGGCCGCTTCTCCGGAGGGACGACGGGCCTGTGCGTCGGCCACATCGCTCCCGAGGCCGTGGACGCCGGGCCGATCGCGTTCGTCAAGGATGGCGACAAGATCACGCTCAACGTGTCCGACGGCACGCTCGAGCTGCATGTGCCCGAGGAGGAGATGGCCGCCCGCAAGGAGGGCTGGGAGCCGATCGCGCCGCGCTTCACGAAGGGCGTGCTGGGCCGCTACCAGAAGCTCGTGCAGTCGGCGTCGAAGGGCGCCATCCTCGCCTGA
- a CDS encoding choice-of-anchor I family protein has translation MSLLPHSRPKARRLAVVAALVATCAAVAAPAQAAIVDDPITWSADDASLAMQPIGSFDTGVFDASAQEIVEYHAATQRLFTVDALTGRIRVLDASDPTHPTELFDLVTAGATASDGAAIPSTAQANSVAVREDGLVVVAVENDPKTDAGWLVFFDAAGDGTSLGAVRVGAQPDMVAITPDGSKAVTADEGEPDDATYTIDPEGTITVVALPSDIAASAQADVRTADFHAYEGDSLPEGVRVFGKEVDTVHPVSANLEPEYVTVDQQSRKAYVTLQENNAIAVVDLRSATVTDMWSLGAKDWSAVGLDASDKDGAINIATYPVKGLYMPDTIASYQVRGTTYLVTANEGDAREWGDYEEPVRIKDLGKDGVAPLCDGVLTAAQRSNDELGRLDVSRASGLNADGTCYEELYAFGGRSFSIWTTDGVQVFDSGDDFEQITALAEPDYFNSDNAASDLESRSDAKGPEPEGVTIGKVSGRTYAFIGLERVGGVMVYDITSPTAPTFVTYVNNRDFSVSAEDAIGDGGDEATVLAAAGDLGPEGLTFIPADDSPSGEPLLAVANEVSGTTTLYSLSVLGKPKKH, from the coding sequence ATGTCCCTGCTCCCCCACTCCCGACCAAAGGCACGACGCCTCGCCGTCGTCGCGGCTCTGGTGGCCACCTGCGCCGCGGTCGCCGCGCCTGCGCAGGCCGCCATCGTCGACGACCCGATCACCTGGTCCGCCGACGACGCGAGCCTCGCGATGCAGCCGATCGGAAGCTTCGACACCGGCGTGTTCGACGCGTCTGCCCAGGAGATCGTCGAGTACCACGCAGCCACCCAGCGCCTCTTCACGGTCGACGCGCTCACCGGGCGGATCCGCGTGCTCGACGCGTCCGACCCCACCCACCCGACGGAGCTGTTCGACCTGGTCACCGCGGGGGCCACCGCGTCCGACGGCGCGGCCATCCCGTCGACGGCGCAGGCCAACTCGGTCGCCGTCCGCGAGGACGGCCTGGTGGTGGTCGCGGTGGAGAACGACCCGAAGACGGACGCCGGCTGGCTCGTCTTCTTCGACGCCGCGGGCGACGGCACCTCGCTGGGCGCGGTGCGTGTGGGGGCGCAGCCGGACATGGTCGCGATCACGCCCGACGGCTCGAAGGCCGTCACCGCCGACGAGGGCGAGCCGGACGACGCGACGTACACGATCGACCCCGAGGGCACCATCACCGTCGTGGCCCTTCCCTCCGACATCGCCGCGTCGGCCCAGGCCGACGTGCGCACCGCCGACTTCCACGCGTACGAGGGCGACTCGCTGCCCGAGGGCGTACGCGTGTTCGGAAAGGAGGTGGACACCGTCCACCCCGTCTCTGCGAACCTCGAGCCCGAGTACGTCACCGTCGACCAGCAGTCACGCAAGGCGTACGTGACGCTGCAGGAGAACAACGCGATCGCGGTCGTGGACCTGCGCTCCGCGACCGTCACGGACATGTGGTCGCTGGGCGCGAAGGACTGGTCCGCAGTCGGCCTCGACGCGTCCGACAAGGACGGCGCGATCAACATCGCCACCTACCCGGTCAAGGGCCTCTACATGCCTGACACGATCGCTTCCTACCAGGTGCGAGGCACCACCTACCTGGTGACCGCGAACGAGGGCGATGCCCGCGAGTGGGGAGACTACGAGGAGCCCGTCCGCATCAAGGACCTGGGCAAGGACGGCGTCGCCCCCCTGTGCGACGGCGTGCTCACCGCCGCGCAGCGCTCGAACGACGAGCTTGGTCGCCTCGACGTCTCACGCGCGTCCGGCCTGAACGCCGACGGCACCTGCTACGAGGAGCTCTACGCCTTCGGCGGCCGCTCCTTCTCCATCTGGACCACGGACGGCGTCCAGGTGTTCGACTCGGGCGACGACTTCGAGCAGATCACCGCGCTCGCCGAGCCCGACTACTTCAACTCCGACAACGCCGCATCCGACCTGGAGTCCCGCTCGGATGCGAAGGGCCCCGAGCCGGAGGGCGTCACGATCGGCAAGGTGAGCGGTCGCACCTACGCCTTCATCGGCCTGGAGCGGGTGGGCGGCGTGATGGTCTACGACATCACCAGCCCGACGGCGCCGACCTTCGTCACCTACGTCAACAACCGCGACTTCTCCGTGAGCGCGGAGGACGCGATCGGCGACGGCGGCGACGAGGCGACCGTGCTGGCCGCGGCGGGCGATCTGGGGCCTGAGGGCCTCACGTTCATCCCGGCTGACGACTCTCCGTCCGGCGAGCCCCTGCTCGCGGTCGCGAACGAGGTGTCGGGCACCACCACGCTGTACTCGCTGAGCGTGCTCGGCAAGCCGAAGAAGCACTGA
- a CDS encoding APC family permease produces the protein MLPLVTQRRARVRRLLIGAPLPSSAHEGQLLRKRMALPIFASDPLSSVAYAPQELLLILAAGGTALVAFTPLVATAVVTLLIVVVVSTRQLVRAYPSGGGDYEVAARNLGERAGLVVASALLIDYVLTVAVSVASGVDNIISALPGLHEWRVEIALACVAALVAINLRGVAEASKVFAIPTYLFIGSVLVMIVVGGVRDLTGSLPVAESARYAEHGAQLSQAAMVLVLLRAFASGCSALTGVEAIANGVQAFRRPKVRNAQLTLVAMGSVAITLFVGVTYLMLRTHVHYVADPCSLSGITSCDTYVQRSVIAQVASATLGGDRSVGFYVVQATTALVLLLAANTAFNGFPLLGAVLGRARYAPKAMLARGDRLVFSNGVLILGTAAGLLLLATDASLTVLIQLYIIGVFVSFTLGQTGMVVHWTRRAELLSRHGRATRGVHARRVVNVIGAAATSVVLVIVTVTKFTHGAWLVFLLMPVLWFLMLKVNRYYAAVEVQIAPDGSTRFGSSGDHAIVLVHTLHKPALKAIDYALAAEHASLEAVHVATSRSGARALRAQWEEMGMAVPLTILESPYRDVSTPLIEHIKSHRDEHGSEVVSVYAPHYVYGHWWEGLLHNRKLGRIEKRLALCPGVAVVLVPWLLDSTQALFERQPRPLVGLERRGVSGLPPVRRNSP, from the coding sequence ATGTTGCCGCTCGTGACTCAACGTCGGGCGCGCGTGAGGCGCCTTCTCATCGGGGCACCGCTGCCCAGCAGCGCGCACGAGGGCCAGCTCCTGCGCAAGCGGATGGCGCTCCCGATCTTCGCGTCCGACCCGCTGTCCTCCGTGGCGTACGCGCCTCAGGAGCTGCTGCTCATCCTCGCGGCGGGCGGCACCGCGCTCGTCGCATTCACGCCCCTTGTGGCCACCGCGGTCGTCACGCTGCTGATCGTCGTGGTCGTGTCCACGCGACAGCTGGTCAGGGCCTACCCGTCCGGCGGAGGCGACTACGAGGTGGCGGCACGCAACCTCGGCGAGCGCGCGGGCCTGGTGGTCGCGTCGGCGCTGCTGATCGACTACGTGCTCACCGTGGCAGTCTCGGTCGCCTCGGGGGTGGACAACATCATCTCGGCGCTGCCGGGGCTCCACGAGTGGCGAGTGGAGATCGCGCTGGCGTGCGTCGCGGCGCTGGTCGCCATCAACCTCCGAGGAGTCGCCGAGGCCTCGAAGGTCTTCGCGATCCCCACCTATCTGTTCATCGGGTCCGTGCTCGTGATGATCGTGGTCGGAGGCGTCCGCGACCTCACCGGGTCGCTCCCCGTGGCAGAGTCCGCCCGCTACGCCGAGCACGGGGCGCAGCTGTCGCAGGCGGCGATGGTCCTGGTGCTGCTGCGGGCCTTCGCGTCGGGATGCTCCGCCCTGACGGGCGTCGAGGCGATCGCGAACGGGGTGCAGGCGTTCCGCAGGCCCAAGGTGCGCAACGCGCAGCTCACGCTCGTCGCCATGGGGTCGGTCGCGATCACGCTGTTCGTCGGCGTCACGTACCTGATGCTCCGCACCCACGTGCACTACGTCGCCGACCCATGCTCGCTCTCAGGCATCACGAGCTGCGACACCTACGTGCAGCGCTCCGTGATCGCACAGGTCGCGTCCGCCACGCTCGGCGGGGATCGCAGCGTCGGGTTCTACGTGGTCCAGGCCACGACGGCGCTCGTGCTGCTGCTCGCGGCCAACACCGCGTTCAACGGCTTCCCCCTGCTGGGCGCGGTCCTGGGCCGCGCGCGGTACGCACCGAAGGCGATGCTCGCCCGCGGAGACCGGCTGGTGTTCTCGAACGGGGTGCTGATCCTCGGGACCGCGGCGGGTCTGCTGCTGCTGGCCACCGATGCGTCGCTCACCGTGCTCATCCAGCTGTACATCATCGGCGTGTTCGTGAGCTTCACCCTGGGCCAGACCGGGATGGTGGTCCACTGGACGCGGCGCGCCGAGCTCCTCTCCCGGCATGGTCGAGCGACCCGCGGGGTCCATGCGCGGCGCGTCGTCAACGTGATCGGCGCTGCGGCGACGAGCGTCGTGCTGGTGATCGTGACGGTCACCAAGTTCACGCATGGCGCCTGGCTCGTGTTCCTCCTCATGCCCGTGCTCTGGTTCCTCATGCTCAAGGTCAACCGCTACTACGCGGCCGTCGAGGTGCAGATCGCACCCGACGGGTCCACCAGGTTCGGCTCCTCGGGCGATCACGCGATCGTGCTCGTCCACACGTTGCACAAGCCCGCGCTCAAGGCGATCGACTACGCGCTCGCCGCCGAGCACGCGTCTCTCGAGGCGGTCCATGTGGCCACGTCACGGTCTGGGGCGCGCGCGCTCAGGGCGCAGTGGGAGGAGATGGGCATGGCCGTGCCGCTCACCATCCTGGAGTCCCCCTACCGCGACGTGTCCACCCCGTTGATCGAGCACATCAAGTCGCATCGGGACGAGCACGGCTCGGAGGTGGTCTCGGTGTACGCGCCCCACTACGTGTACGGGCATTGGTGGGAGGGGCTTCTGCACAATCGCAAGCTGGGCCGCATCGAGAAGCGCCTTGCGCTGTGCCCCGGAGTCGCAGTGGTGCTCGTGCCCTGGCTGCTCGACTCCACGCAGGCGCTGTTCGAGCGTCAGCCTCGCCCGCTCGTGGGCCTCGAGCGCCGCGGCGTGTCCGGGCTGCCGCCCGTACGTCGCAACAGCCCTTGA
- a CDS encoding MerR family transcriptional regulator: protein MTDTDSTWDIAQVARMSGITSRTLRHYADVGLLAPAWTGHDGRRHYGRPELLRLQHILVLRELGTGLDRIKAIVDSDDQPTVVALLRDHLGGLTAERDRYARLAATVARTIDSLEKGRPMTSEQIFDGFDHAEYEPEARERWGDAAVDRSNAKWEALGKEGQQRHLDTHREVVEALGAARRVGLGADSPEVQEIVARHYAWVSLFWTPTEETYTGLTQMYVDDERFRRNYDEVAPGAAALLRDAAAIWAAEHL from the coding sequence ATGACGGACACGGACAGCACCTGGGACATCGCGCAGGTCGCACGCATGAGCGGGATCACCAGCCGCACGCTGCGCCACTACGCCGACGTGGGCCTGCTCGCCCCGGCGTGGACGGGGCACGACGGTCGCAGGCACTACGGCAGGCCCGAGCTGCTGCGCCTGCAGCACATCCTGGTGCTGCGCGAGCTCGGCACCGGCCTGGACCGGATCAAGGCGATCGTCGACTCCGACGACCAGCCGACCGTCGTGGCGCTGTTGCGCGACCACCTGGGCGGGCTCACCGCCGAGCGCGACCGCTACGCCAGGCTTGCGGCGACCGTCGCGCGCACCATCGACTCGCTCGAGAAGGGACGACCCATGACCTCGGAGCAGATCTTCGACGGCTTCGACCACGCGGAGTACGAGCCGGAGGCCCGCGAGCGGTGGGGCGACGCCGCGGTCGACCGCTCCAACGCCAAGTGGGAGGCGCTGGGCAAGGAGGGCCAGCAGCGACACCTGGACACCCACCGTGAGGTGGTGGAGGCGTTGGGCGCCGCCAGGCGAGTAGGCCTGGGGGCGGACAGCCCGGAGGTGCAGGAGATCGTCGCCCGCCACTACGCCTGGGTGTCGCTGTTCTGGACCCCCACCGAGGAGACCTACACGGGACTCACGCAGATGTACGTGGACGACGAGCGGTTCCGCCGCAACTACGACGAGGTGGCGCCGGGCGCTGCGGCGCTGCTGCGCGACGCCGCGGCGATCTGGGCGGCAGAGCACCTGTGA
- a CDS encoding NADPH-dependent FMN reductase, translating to MPRIGIIVGSIAKNSINRTVANNVAALLPEGFEAEFLEFAELPMYSYDHDAAYPEVALAWKDAIASVDGVIIVTPEYSRSIPGVLKNALDWAARPWGQGSFNGKPVAIMGASIGAAGTAAAQQHLRAILGHYNAPTMGQPETFFQYNADAFGADGTVQDEASAAVLRGFAEAAAAFVGAQVSVNA from the coding sequence ATGCCCCGCATCGGAATCATCGTCGGCTCGATCGCCAAGAACTCCATCAACCGCACGGTCGCGAACAACGTGGCCGCTCTCCTTCCCGAGGGCTTCGAGGCCGAGTTCCTCGAGTTCGCCGAGCTGCCCATGTACAGCTACGACCACGATGCCGCCTACCCCGAGGTCGCACTCGCGTGGAAGGACGCCATCGCGTCCGTCGACGGCGTCATCATCGTGACCCCCGAGTACTCGCGCTCCATCCCCGGCGTCCTCAAGAACGCGCTCGACTGGGCCGCCCGTCCCTGGGGCCAGGGCTCGTTCAACGGCAAGCCCGTCGCCATCATGGGCGCCTCGATCGGCGCCGCCGGCACCGCAGCGGCGCAGCAGCACCTGCGCGCGATCCTCGGCCACTACAACGCCCCCACCATGGGCCAGCCCGAGACCTTCTTCCAGTACAACGCCGACGCGTTCGGCGCCGACGGCACCGTCCAGGACGAGGCCTCCGCAGCCGTCCTGCGCGGCTTCGCCGAGGCCGCTGCCGCCTTCGTGGGCGCGCAGGTCTCCGTCAACGCGTAA
- a CDS encoding cryptochrome/photolyase family protein — MTLWWARRDLRLADNPALLQAQADGPTAAAFAWTPALHLWSGRRRAHLARVLWSLREDTGGALAIRRGAAADVIAAAAREADAPVVWAAREHTPSGVREQDAVQRALHAEGRELRFVGSPYAIAPGRVLKTDGTPYQVFTPFSRAWREHGWRSPAGAADPQRFRPLDSDVDLDQQAAHGDTEDPLESRHEFRESQVVADLHSFVDSDLPRYAAERDRPDLDSTSHLSVPLAYGQLHPRTVLALTGQVRTDAARMFESEIAWREFHGDVLHHHPSAQRESLTPVMPEDAWATGREADASFLAWRRGETGFSLVDAGMRQLAATGILHNRVRMVTASFLVKDLHLPWQRGADHFRRSLLDYDHAQNQLNWQWVAGTGRDAAPFFRVFNPDVQADRFDPDRRYRQRWIPELDTPGYPMPMLDHRVEREVALAHLRQGKRPSKG; from the coding sequence ATGACTCTCTGGTGGGCCCGACGCGACCTGCGCCTCGCCGACAACCCGGCGCTGCTCCAGGCGCAAGCAGACGGCCCCACGGCGGCCGCGTTCGCCTGGACACCTGCGCTCCACCTCTGGTCGGGCCGGCGCCGCGCACACCTGGCCCGCGTCCTGTGGAGCCTGCGCGAGGACACGGGTGGCGCGCTCGCGATCCGGCGAGGCGCAGCCGCAGACGTGATCGCCGCGGCCGCCCGCGAGGCCGACGCGCCTGTGGTGTGGGCCGCTCGCGAGCACACCCCGTCGGGAGTCCGCGAGCAGGACGCGGTGCAGCGGGCGCTGCACGCCGAAGGACGCGAGCTGCGGTTCGTCGGCAGCCCTTATGCGATCGCGCCCGGCCGTGTGCTGAAGACTGACGGCACGCCGTACCAGGTGTTCACCCCGTTCTCCCGCGCGTGGCGCGAGCACGGCTGGCGCTCCCCCGCCGGCGCGGCGGACCCGCAGCGGTTCCGTCCGCTGGACTCCGACGTCGACCTGGACCAGCAGGCTGCGCATGGGGACACCGAGGACCCCCTCGAGAGCCGCCACGAGTTCCGCGAGTCGCAGGTGGTCGCAGACCTGCACAGCTTCGTGGACTCCGATCTGCCGCGGTACGCGGCCGAGCGCGACCGCCCCGACCTGGACAGCACGTCCCACCTCTCGGTGCCGCTCGCCTACGGACAGCTCCACCCGCGCACGGTGCTCGCCCTCACGGGCCAGGTGCGCACCGACGCGGCGCGCATGTTCGAGTCGGAGATCGCGTGGCGCGAGTTCCATGGAGACGTGCTGCACCACCACCCGTCGGCCCAGCGCGAGTCCCTCACACCGGTGATGCCGGAGGACGCGTGGGCCACGGGACGCGAGGCCGACGCGTCGTTCCTTGCCTGGCGACGGGGCGAGACCGGGTTCTCCCTGGTGGACGCCGGCATGCGCCAGCTCGCGGCGACGGGCATCTTGCACAACCGCGTGCGGATGGTGACCGCGAGCTTCCTGGTCAAGGACCTTCATCTGCCGTGGCAGCGGGGCGCCGATCACTTCCGGCGCTCGCTGCTCGACTACGACCACGCCCAGAACCAGCTGAACTGGCAGTGGGTCGCCGGCACCGGGCGGGACGCGGCACCCTTCTTCCGTGTCTTCAACCCCGACGTGCAGGCCGACCGCTTCGACCCCGATCGCCGCTACCGTCAGAGATGGATCCCCGAGCTGGACACCCCCGGATACCCGATGCCGATGCTCGACCACCGAGTGGAGCGCGAGGTGGCGCTCGCACACCTGAGACAGGGAAAACGGCCCTCAAAGGGATGA
- a CDS encoding DUF1801 domain-containing protein — MAYDEVDAWMAHYDNPMREVVQRVRLILLASDDRIEECIKWKTPTFVYKGNLASFFPNSRNHATVMFHHGALIPGRFPHLEGSGKAGRVMKIASIAEAEEYREELSSIVESWIAWRDSMEHAAAAS, encoded by the coding sequence ATGGCATATGACGAGGTGGATGCCTGGATGGCCCACTATGACAACCCGATGCGCGAGGTCGTGCAGCGGGTCCGCCTCATCCTCCTGGCGTCGGACGACCGCATCGAGGAATGCATCAAGTGGAAGACGCCCACGTTCGTCTACAAGGGCAATCTGGCCTCGTTCTTCCCCAACTCGCGCAATCACGCCACGGTGATGTTCCACCACGGCGCGCTCATCCCCGGCAGGTTCCCTCACCTCGAGGGAAGCGGGAAGGCCGGCCGCGTCATGAAGATCGCGTCCATCGCGGAGGCGGAGGAGTACCGCGAGGAGCTGTCCTCCATCGTGGAGAGCTGGATCGCATGGCGGGACTCGATGGAGCACGCCGCCGCCGCCTCCTGA